A genomic region of Phragmites australis chromosome 2, lpPhrAust1.1, whole genome shotgun sequence contains the following coding sequences:
- the LOC133900138 gene encoding probable glycerol-3-phosphate acyltransferase 3, with protein sequence MASKPLSKSFLAFYRFARRRLGIPPGHHHHRRSTSGIPTCPNIIQRCPLPSQDDDHLQNQDLILDIDGLLRSSSTFPYFMLVAIEAGSFLRGLILLCLYPLLCCLTQEVQSMVMVMVCFLGLREEKVMRVTRAMLPKHFLEDVGREGLEVVRGYKRVIGLSRIIPRVMLEAFLKEYVGLETVMGREVKTVRGRYVGLLEKESEGRLGFAKLDGTEMVGFGSSSSFSDHDHHQLFSCCKDVYMVTPEQKRKWSPLPRDQYPRPLVFHDGRLAFRPTPQATLAMFMWLPFALLLTMLRTLVFVNLPYSISVPIGSVTGVTTRVIYSAAGQASSEKLAQPKPLGRVYVCNHRTLLDPVYISAMLNKQVSAVTYSVSRVSELLSPIRTIRLTRNRDEDRRRMEQSLRQGDLVVCPEGTTCREPYLLRFSPLFVELVDEVYPVALANWSNMFYGTSTGKHKYLDHFYYFMNPHPAYVVEFMDKMPTRVVIDGRRCESYEVANMVQGEIGTVLGFELTKLTRKDKYQILAGNEGVVDAKQ encoded by the exons ATGGCATCCAAACCACTCTCCAAATCCTTCCTCGCCTTCTACCGATTTGCTCGCCGGAGGCTAGGGATTCCACcaggccaccaccatcaccgtcgAAGCACGAGCGGGATACCTACATGTCCTAACATCATCCAGAGGTGCCCACTACCCTCACAAGATGATGACCACCTTCAAAATCAAGATCTAATCCTAGATATTGATGGACTACTGAGGTCTTCATCTACCTTCCCTTACTTCATGCTTGTTGCAATAGAGGCAGGTAGTTTCCTTAGAGGTCTCATCCTATTATGCCTCTACCCTTTGCTATGTTGCTTGACACAAGAAGTACAATCGATGGTCATGGTCATGGTGTGCTTCTTGGGGTTAAGGGAGGAAAAGGTGATGCGGGTCACGAGGGCGATGTTGCCAAAGCATTTCCTAGAGGATGTAGGGAGGGAAGGGCTTGAGGTTGTGAGAGGGTACAAGAGGGTGATAGGATTGAGTAGGATTATCCCTAGGGTTATGTTGGAAGCTTTCCTGAAGGAGTATGTAGGGTTGGAAACGGTGATGGGGAGAGAGGTGAAGACGGTGAGAGGGCGCTATGTTGGTCTGTTGGAAAAGGAGAGTGAAGGAAGGTTGGGGTTTGCAAAGCTCGATGGAACAGAGATGGTAGGGTTTGGAAGTAGCTCAAGCTTTTCTGATCATGATCATCACCAGCTCTTCTCTTGCTGCAAG GACGTCTACATGGTAACTccagaacaaaagagaaaatggTCACCCTTGCCAAGAGACCAGTACCCAAGGCCTTTGGTCTTCCATGATGGAAGGCTGGCCTTCAGGCCTACCCCTCAAGCCACCCTAGCCATGTTCATGTGGCTCCCGTTTGCCCTTCTCCTCACCATGCTCCGAACACTCGTCTTTGTGAACCTTCCTTATTCTATCTCCGTCCCTATTGGATCCGTCACTGGAGTCACAACCCGGGTCATCTACTCCGCCGCTGGTCAGGCAAGCTCTGAAAAACTTGCCCAACCCAAGCCCCTGGGCCGCGtgtatgtgtgcaaccaccgcACGCTCCTCGACCCGGTTTACATCTCGGCAATGCTGAACAAGCAGGTATCAGCCGTGACATACAGTGTGAGCCGTGTCAGCGAGCTCCTGTCTCCAATCCGGACCATCCGGCTGACCCGGAACCGGGACGAGGACCGGAGGAGGATGGAGCAGTCGCTGCGGCAGGGGGACCTGGTGGTTTGCCCCGAGGGCACCACGTGCAGGGAGCCGTACCTGCTCCGGTTCAGCCCGCTGTTCGTCGAGCTCGTCGACGAGGTCTACCCGGTGGCCCTGGCGAACTGGTCCAACATGTTCTACGGCACGTCTACCGGCAAGCACAAGTATCTGGACCACTTCTACTACTTCATGAACCCGCACCCGGCGTACGTCGTCGAGTTCATGGACAAGATGCCAACTCGTGTGGTGATCGACGGCAGGAGATGCGAGAGCTACGAGGTGGCAAACATGGTGCAGGGTGAGATTGGTACGGTTCTTGGGTTTGAACTCACTAAACTAACTCGCAAGGACAAGTACCAGATTCTGGCAGGAAATGAAGGGGTTGTGGATGCAAAGCAGTAA